GCTAATGCCCGGTGGAGTCGCATTGCTCTATTGAACAATTCAGCCCGCTTTATAGAACTGGCTGAAGACGCTGAAAAGCAAATGATATGGTTCAAGGAACATAAGCTCTGGGACAGATATTATCAGATATGGCAACGAAAATGCTCGGCACTTCACGATCAGGGGAAGGTTCAAACATCACTGAGAGAGGCAAAAATAATGAAAGAAGATGCCGAACAAAGAGATGATGACATAGGGCGTGCAATGGCCTACAAGCAGATGGGCGTAGTGTACTTTGACCTACACCAATTTGATCAGGCTGGCGATGCATTTAAACGAAGCATACACTACTTGCTGAAAGAAGGTAATACAACAGGAATGATTAGCGGGTTGTACGACTTTCAGTGTAAAGTATTCGACAGACAACAAAAATATCAGGAGGAGAAAGACAGTACAGACAAATGGCTGAAACACTTAGACCTTTTGAGTAAAATAAATGGAGCGAATCTTGTAAACGGACCATACTGCAGTGCATGGGTAACACGAGCAACTGCATTCATGGGAATGGGACAGATAGACTCAATGATTTATTCATTGAACAAAGCTGAAGAATACTATAATTCCTATCCTACCAGCCTGTGCAAATACTATCTGTATATACTTCATGCACGCTTAAGCATGGAGCAAGGAGATCCCCAAAAGACGCTGGCATATACAGACAGTCTAGAGGGAATTATGGAAGGACCTACAGATGCTCGCCTCGTGCTCAGGGCAAAAGCCTTGATGGCATTAGGACGATTTGAAGAAGCTGTTCCTCTTTATCAACAGCTCTACGAAAGAAAAGATTCTATCTACTCTAAAGATATGCGCATGCAACTCGACGAGCTGAACACTCTTTTCCGCGTAGATGAGTTAAAAATGCAAAACGAACTGGACCACCAACGCTCTATCATTGGAGCTATCGCTCTTGCATTGTTTGCTATCATCTGGATAGTGTTTAATCATCATAGAGCAAACAAGAAACTAAGACGCGAACACTCACTGCTTATTGACAGCAATAACAAATTGGAGCAAAGCTACAAAGAGTTGACTGAAGCAAATGCGCGTGCAGAGGAATCATCAAGAATGAAAACGAATTTCATCCACCAGATATCACACGAGATACGCACTCCGTTGAATGTGTTATCAGGTTTTACGCAAATTATTACCACACCTGGCATTCAACTCGATGATTCCACGAAATCAGACATAAGTAAAC
The sequence above is a segment of the Prevotella sp. E9-3 genome. Coding sequences within it:
- a CDS encoding HAMP domain-containing sensor histidine kinase; the encoded protein is MKKYRFLITLLLSITTQASLCNHTTDSLKNIISNASDEQKGKAMVELYLTYYKINEIDSSLAVIDDLIEFRQQQDSTLLEANARWSRIALLNNSARFIELAEDAEKQMIWFKEHKLWDRYYQIWQRKCSALHDQGKVQTSLREAKIMKEDAEQRDDDIGRAMAYKQMGVVYFDLHQFDQAGDAFKRSIHYLLKEGNTTGMISGLYDFQCKVFDRQQKYQEEKDSTDKWLKHLDLLSKINGANLVNGPYCSAWVTRATAFMGMGQIDSMIYSLNKAEEYYNSYPTSLCKYYLYILHARLSMEQGDPQKTLAYTDSLEGIMEGPTDARLVLRAKALMALGRFEEAVPLYQQLYERKDSIYSKDMRMQLDELNTLFRVDELKMQNELDHQRSIIGAIALALFAIIWIVFNHHRANKKLRREHSLLIDSNNKLEQSYKELTEANARAEESSRMKTNFIHQISHEIRTPLNVLSGFTQIITTPGIQLDDSTKSDISKRITENTERITGLVKKMLELSEANSQAIIACEDNVTAVQIAIQATQESGIEMAGHLNFNLQIDPELENFSFRTNVKQATRALSLLLDNAQKFTKEGSVRLVVSRIQDKATIQFSVEDTGIGIPENEAEHIFDEFVQLDDYYVGTGIGLTIARSIVRRMGGDIKLDTDYKEGARFLMTIPTTKQ